Within Haematobia irritans isolate KBUSLIRL chromosome 2, ASM5000362v1, whole genome shotgun sequence, the genomic segment TTTCTCCTTCAAATTGATTTCTAGGTTTGCTAATGGAAAACGAAGTAAAATAGGTCAGGGAATTTGATTGGAGTTTGAGAAATTAATGTTTATATTACATTAAGtaaagtccaaagtcgggcggagccgactatattatacccttccccactatgtagacaaacatttgtgttaccatctcaactacttaaaatttgctgggagctatataaaagtttgcatttccagatacaaatacttttaatggaaacaattttttgtacttctacaaaaactctagaattaaaatttaaatcggctaacgccctgggataaaacacaatgttagtaaaaaaatatgggaaatatgaagcgagagaaattttaatgcaattgtacaaaatagaTTTAtgattcaggcgatacatatgtattcgagatataggacaattagagtaatatttacaatttttgctactcagcagtggcgattttacaaggatattggttagatctctccaagatatgtggtcaagtgtgagttgtgatatattatttggtctagtcgggcgacatggagccttatttaaaactcatccgttctgtggaaattttggcattgcagtgtgtaggatatggctaagatatggggaaatcatcacagaattttgtgtaaagtgtgagaattttggccatatttgtattctctgaggaaactatctagtcaattggaggaaaatcccattgaaatgggtctaaaatatgaaacagtctaccatatttccccaactctggtgtacttatatgggagctatatacaatctgaaccaattttgactaaatttgacatgcatagttagaataataattcttctatctatgcgaaatttcacgtaaatgggagtataactttcgcccccctggtcatatgagtgcaaatcggacgggagatatatatgggagccatatctaaatctgaaccgatttcaaccaaattttccacacttaactatactactaaacgtactccttgtgcgaaatttgaagcaaatcacggcaaaaccctagattttgaggccatataagttcaaatcggacgaaatatatatattggagctatatctaaatctgaatcgattttgaccatatttggcacatacaatagtatcgttaaaagtactgcttgtgcaaaatttgaagtaagtcagggcaaaactctggcttttgagcccatataagtccaaatcgggtgaaagatatatatgtgagctatatctaaatctgaaccgattttaacaaaatttgacacaattaacgatactattaaacgtaccccttgtgcaaaatttgaagcaaatcacggcaaaactctggcttttgtggccatataagttcaaatcggacgaaagatatatatgggagctatatctaaatttgaaccgatttcaatcaaatttaccaagcattggtagaatgtcaattctatacTCTGTGCaaaacgaagatcggtagtaaactttggcctctgtggtcatatgagtctaaatcagacgaaagatatatatgggagctatatctaaatctgaaccgagtttgcaagattttcgagattcataaaatatttggatgtacggtatttcaagaaaatcggttgataaacacgctaactatgaccacatcggggataaatatatatggcagctatatctaaatctgaaccgattttttccaaaaccaatagcgattgtctctgtcccaagaaacggccctatgcaaaatttgaggacgatcggacttaaattgcgagctgtactttgtgcacaaaattacatatacagacagacggacggacggacagacagacgaacatcgctaaatcgactcagaatttaattctaagccgatctgtataataaaagatgggtctatgaccactatttcttggcgttacatacaaatgcacaaacttattataccctgtaccactgtactggtgaagggtataaaaatacaaaaaattgttttcagtcGGTATTTTGCACTCCGGCAGAAAGTGTCTCAAGTGAGCTTACATGAATCCAATGCGAAATAGGTAACGAAATATCGGCCAAGTGCCGGCTTtctaattttgagaagattttgccatatacacaatttcaacaaattcaattaaattttctttagatttttactaaaatcttgtaaaaaaatattttgacaaaatgttctatttaaactttgacaaaatttactataagagatatacttgacaaaattttctattaaccctctaatgccccaaattttttgtcagctgattaaatattcaatgttaaggacacaaaagcaagaaaactaatcaagaaaaatgtatacggtaaaattcagtatatgctgtaaAGGCTTTTGAAAAGGctcaacaaagttttattttttttttcatttttgttgtctgtgtttgttttactaaaagcatccttattcattgggcattagagggttaactaaTGTTTTAAGCttctaaacaatttttattcaattcaagtttggaaaattttcaataaaataaagtttatacaaaaaaaaatctgacaaaaattgtcccaaaattttctcaaggaatgaaatgttgataaaactttctaataCAAGCCAATACGATATTtaaattacacttccaaaatcgacTTTAACTAGAGTCCAAAAGTACTTTGCCTTATAAAAGTAATTTGCCATTGACTCAATAAAtgcaaaatataattgaaatctcgaaaaaaattggatttcgtGCGTATATGTAGGGCCTATAAACGAGgacaaattttgaaatgaatgctttgacaaaatattctaattttACGGAACAATAAAGCCTTTCCtttcgaagaaaattctttgcgAAAAACGAAAAGTTTAATGGTTTCTGTAGATTCTTTCGCagaaaaagttttcatttttaCTTTCAtagtatttttgtatttcttttcatttaaaataattcagagttatttttcaaaaataaatataataataaaaacacattgAGATGTTAAAATAACACTGGATTGTTTCTTATTTGAGCTCGAGATTCTCATAGGAAGATAATAGGTGGATTTTCGAGGAAAATACACTATATAATATTAATGTAtaagatataaaaattatataaaactctaaatagaataattaaattatatcaGTCATCCCATGCAAATGCAATGTTACATCGTAGGTAAACGATTTCGTACAACGgtattcaaaaaaataattgaaactttgaaaattcttacaaatttgaattttttttaaatatcgatattaaattttcaaatttgtttactttttaagccgaaattttgaatttgccaTTTAACTAGTGATGTTGGATGATAGATACAATACTGGAATATATATGTCACAGTTTTGTAATACCACTCAATAATTGTTTCGCTGATGGTAGTAAATTGATTGTAGTATCTTCCCCATTAGCCTACAACTCTTCATGTTGTTCGGACTTGGTCTTGGACACTGCTTCATTAGCTTTTTTCATGTACGCAATAAAGTCTTCACGTTTACGCCCACCATTAtattcttgttttgtttttaaatatgaaaaatacttAATGGTAGGATAGCCACGAACATCATGCTGGGAACACACCGTATTTTCTAGGGTACAATCAACAGCAGCCAGTATCATTCGAGAATCATCCTTTAAAGCCTTGGCGGCAGCATTAAATTCAGGTTTTGTACTTTTACAATGACCACACCCTATTAGTGGAAAAAATTATAACTGAAAAACTTTAAGAAATCGATCTTTATTTGTCGCTTACATGGTGCGTAAAACATGACGAGAGCATGCTTTTTCCTCTTCAGCGTTGTTGAAAAATTGTCATCTTTTAGAAAAACTACTTCAGTGTCTTCCTCTTCCCAACTTTTTTCTGGCGGCGGTGGTGGTGGAGGCTCTTTAGGATCTTTCATGAATTCTATAATCTTATCTGCATCTCTTACATTGACATCGAACTTGAATTGGCCATTTACAAAGTACTTTATTGTAGGATAACCTTGGACCTTATATTGCTCAGCAATGGAACTCTCTTTGGTGGCATCTAAGGCCGCTAACACACCAGGTATATTCTGTTGTTTCATTTCCAAGGCAGCCTTTTCGTATTCTGGTTTCATACGTTTGCAATGACCACACCAGGGTGCATAGAACATAACTAAAACCGATTTCTCGTCTTTTAAGGCAGGTTCAAACCCTTGCTTTGTGAGATGCACGATTTCCGAGTTGGCATCGGCAGACCAGTCAATTTCTTTGGGTTTCTTAATGGAAACTGAACTGGGATCGCGCATAAAAGCCACTATGCCATCTTTGTTATTATCACCTTCAtagatttgttttaattttccattttcaaaatatatgatAGTtggaaaacctacaaaaatacaTGGAATACTAATACAAGTGTCCTTTGTTACTTTAATTGTATTTTACCTGTAATATTGTATGCCCTTCTAGCTAAAGCATTTTCTTGTCTTTCTACATCCATGCCTGCAAGTACATAGCCTTCGGATTTTAATTCCGTTGCTGCTTTAGAGAAATCTGGTTTCAATCTCTTGCAGAATCCACACCAAGGAACATAAAACATAACCAGCATAGGACGTATATCTTTTTTCAAATGCTTCAAAAAACTAACATAATCAGCAAAGTGTATAACATCTCTTCCTACTGGGTCTTCTTCCCATGGCAAGTCTCCTCCTGGGTCACGCATAAAATTAACCATTGATGTCGCTGTCATTTGACGATCATAGTCTTTATGATAATCGCCATCCTTATAGTGTTTTAGGACCACTGGATCGGGACTTACTTTTAGTTTCTTACACAGTTTCTTTTTCTCCGCTTGTGAACAATCCATTAAAATCATGGTACCCGTTCCTTTAACGACATCTGCCGTCTCCTTGAAAATTCGTATTTGTTCACTGGATTGCTTTATATTGCTAGagtacaaaaccaaaacattggtTTTTGTACGCAACAGTTTTTTGAAATCTTTGTAATCCACAATGTCATCGACTACCGCATTTCCTTTTATTTTGCCGAAAGCCGGTTTTGTAATCGGTGGCGTAAGTATGGCTAAAAACTATaattaaatgtaataaaatatatgtgtGGGCGGATCGTTGTTATACGTACAATTACtacaagttttaaatgcatttctcACTAataaacataatttctactaaagaaaattggaagatctAAAAAATCACAACCTACGAAGCACATATGGTGAGTATTGCCAgctagtgttgggaaagtaacgagtatttgattacaagtactcgttactgactaattttttgagtactcgttactagtaaaagagtactcaatatcttcaatgccagtttttttcttctgacgatattggcggtttggaagtaaaattcttgacttcttggaaaatattaattgaagttttcgaaaatcgttttatcagttaaaataacacgaaaagGATATATGACTTCACCTTTGaacaaagtgaaaaatttatccgatttcttaaaaacgtttgcatttgaaaaaatttgcattcggtgtaggtgggagctataatttaaagcatcacatggatcacgtctcatgcgaatagtatgaataataatgtcgttgacttcagctggttcaatccaattgttttcagaGAAGGTACCCAAGCTCCTCGGAAGAAGGTACCCaagctcctcggaaaagcgccgtcactattgagaagttgtatcaCGCCAagctactacaaaaaagtatcgcatgagtgcaattattaggcgtccttctggatacatttatggtgttttcttttcttgtaaaaaatgcgcactttttatgcattttgcccggagaatgtactttttaggttcttttctaaaaaaaaaacaggcaaaagtgcgaaaaggcttcgaattctgttgtgaaaatagtgccacgcatagaggcaaattacgggcattttcagcactgccaacaaactggagtgctgcgattgccctgtttccttctttgaattcttttctgcccgctgaaattatagcatttttttaggttgctggtaacattttaaagatgcgcattctgtacagacaaaatgaaggcaaagcccttttttcagaaaagaaaacaccattagtgtgtaaatataaccaaggcgataggcggtaggcgaaacattttcgGCGCAACGgtaaatacaataagcttgacggcgaatacttcccttttcacgtttcctagcgtttttgttgtcaatacagcatgctttgacaatattaaacaatgaagttgaataaaaacatacaatggcttgttatttgttgagttatttcaagaaaaaataatctacacgtgtccaggcaacagcaatttctagtggtgagttaaaaaaattgataagcgatggcaacactatacccgTTTTCGCCAGGGAgttatactacgttcgcactagacacgaaatctcACTACTTAGAaccaaaatctctttacaaatctcaattgttcggactggcaaaataacgagatttcgtagatttgatggtttaacagctgtttgtaaatatatcaatgCAAACACAAACCCCTATGTTGAATCCTCTACGATCCAGCTGATGTTTGCCTATTGGAAATCTACTGAGATCTAGGAGGATTTCGGCCAAAATCCTCGTTTACgaggatttcgtgtctagtgcgaacgtagtattagaataagttttaatttagcgacacgccgctagccgtcacggtattccgtcgcggattttgggcttcccataagaaatacacataaataagtgttcgcctaccgcctatcgctatggttatatttacacacttagaaggacgccaataagagccccttcaaacaatcagacaaagtgcattttaagttgtaaaagaatcattgtggtcaagtaaaatacgattgtttagatgtttattaattttttttatttatatattcatcTTTCTTTACCATTTGTTCAGACAATATTTACAAGGTTACgagattttatataatatattacAGCGAGTGAGACTTTAATACAAGTTTAGATTTCTTTTTATTGGATGTAATGTTCATAAAGGAAAAATTAGGGAAAACCCTTTATTTGATTGTAAAGTAAGATGTCAAACATAACTGAAAAAATGTACGTATTGTGTGGTTTACTAATTATTAGTAAAATATCCATACGTACGCTTTTCTATTTGCTAATTaagttgaacaaaaatttttgtgttaagTCTATACACTCTTCTATCAATGGATAAgaagatattttaattttagacaGATAGTTATCGGTATATCTCTTAATAAAATAATGTAACCGTTCAAAGCCAGTTTCCATATGTAGAGCATCGGTGGAGTATCTCTAGTGTTTGTTGTTTATTATCTTAAGACATTTGTTCTTGATGACTTGAAGCTTTTTTAAGTTGGTTTTAGCGGACTTATACCAATtacttttattaaacatttataaattctcataaatataacatctatacgactatcacatcacatttaacatatttgtatgcattaataaaatattgatgttgagttacagttGCAAgttatgttgtagcgtctatcagcgagtgcttttatttccaatggaggcagcgtgtctggaaaaatatttgaaaaactatccctttattccatttgggaaGTCAAACATTGTTCATCAATATAtccttcacaattttaagcgaaataactatgttttcagcacttcattatcatttttatttaaataaattataagaagttagttgtgcttggtgtttcacaaaatataaaatggttcttgtaacaatagtgatagcaaaatactttcatgcgaatagtgatggcaaaatactatcaaagttggcgattgttgcagtgtcacttacgagtctgcggtagcgatgaggatgaaatggaactttgaaatgctggcagggtagtcGCTAGGGCCCGTATAAGTtaattgtaatttgtaattataataaattaaataataaatgaaataatcaagtaagatttgttgtacaactaatctcattactattcgaaaacttcaaattgattttacaaTGGATAATTCTCCCCCGCTGGAGCATCAGCCGAATATAGCAGAATTGCAACATATGATGTACTTTTTATTCGTATAAATGGTATATCTGGAATAATTCATaaagttttattcaatttaataaacatctaaataatcgtattttactt encodes:
- the LOC142223516 gene encoding protein disulfide-isomerase A5; protein product: MHLKLVVIFLAILTPPITKPAFGKIKGNAVVDDIVDYKDFKKLLRTKTNVLVLYSSNIKQSSEQIRIFKETADVVKGTGTMILMDCSQAEKKKLCKKLKVSPDPVVLKHYKDGDYHKDYDRQMTATSMVNFMRDPGGDLPWEEDPVGRDVIHFADYVSFLKHLKKDIRPMLVMFYVPWCGFCKRLKPDFSKAATELKSEGYVLAGMDVERQENALARRAYNITGFPTIIYFENGKLKQIYEGDNNKDGIVAFMRDPSSVSIKKPKEIDWSADANSEIVHLTKQGFEPALKDEKSVLVMFYAPWCGHCKRMKPEYEKAALEMKQQNIPGVLAALDATKESSIAEQYKVQGYPTIKYFVNGQFKFDVNVRDADKIIEFMKDPKEPPPPPPPEKSWEEEDTEVVFLKDDNFSTTLKRKKHALVMFYAPWCGHCKSTKPEFNAAAKALKDDSRMILAAVDCTLENTVCSQHDVRGYPTIKYFSYLKTKQEYNGGRKREDFIAYMKKANEAVSKTKSEQHEEL